In a genomic window of Rhodovulum sp. P5:
- a CDS encoding ZIP family metal transporter, giving the protein MSIVTLGLLASLAAGLMTGVGALPILFGRSFSRRTNDTMLGFAAGVMLSASFFSLILPGIDAAQGLYGSVVVAALLTGAGIAIGALAVAAMNELLPHEHFVEGREGAEAAALAKIWLFVIAITIHNFPEGMAVGVGFGGGNVANGLSLATGIGLQNAPEGLAVAVALAGQGYGRFRAFLIALATGLIEPVGGVIGAAAVSVSEHLLPWGLAFAAGAMVYIISHEIIPETHRHGHQNRATTGLTAGLILMMVLDVTLG; this is encoded by the coding sequence ATGAGTATCGTAACCTTGGGTCTTCTCGCCTCCCTTGCGGCCGGTCTGATGACCGGCGTCGGGGCACTGCCGATCCTGTTCGGGCGCAGCTTCTCCCGCCGGACCAATGACACGATGCTGGGCTTTGCCGCTGGCGTGATGCTGTCGGCGTCGTTCTTTTCGCTCATCCTGCCGGGGATCGACGCGGCACAGGGGCTGTATGGCAGCGTGGTCGTGGCCGCGCTTCTGACCGGGGCCGGAATCGCGATTGGCGCCCTTGCCGTGGCGGCGATGAATGAACTGCTGCCGCACGAACATTTCGTCGAGGGGCGCGAGGGGGCCGAGGCCGCGGCGCTGGCCAAGATCTGGCTGTTCGTCATCGCGATCACAATTCACAATTTCCCCGAGGGCATGGCCGTCGGTGTGGGCTTCGGCGGTGGCAATGTGGCCAACGGCCTGTCGCTGGCCACCGGCATCGGCCTGCAAAACGCGCCAGAGGGGCTGGCGGTGGCCGTGGCACTGGCGGGCCAGGGCTATGGCCGGTTCCGCGCGTTCCTGATCGCGCTGGCGACTGGTTTGATCGAACCGGTGGGGGGCGTGATCGGTGCCGCCGCCGTGTCGGTGTCAGAACATCTGTTGCCCTGGGGTCTGGCCTTCGCGGCGGGGGCGATGGTCTATATCATCAGCCACGAGATCATCCCCGAAACCCACCGCCACGGGCATCAGAACCGGGCGACGACTGGGCTGACCGCCGGTCTGATCCTGATGATGGTGCTGGATGTGACGCTGGGCTGA